The following are encoded in a window of Cycloclasticus pugetii PS-1 genomic DNA:
- a CDS encoding methylated-DNA--[protein]-cysteine S-methyltransferase has product MRSLNEIHIQSYDSPLGELLIGSFENQLCLCDWQQRQKRASIDRRLQTRLNAHYVNKKTAIIDTAFKQLNRYFRQELTQFDLPILMVGTDFQQRVWRSLQTIPYASTTSYQTIASTIHNKTAVRAVANAIGANAVSLIIPCHRIIGSHGSLTGYAGGLAAKKQLLALEQSQ; this is encoded by the coding sequence ATGCGATCGCTAAATGAAATCCACATCCAATCATACGATAGCCCACTAGGTGAACTACTGATTGGCTCCTTTGAGAATCAACTATGCCTATGTGATTGGCAACAGCGGCAAAAACGGGCGAGCATTGACAGACGTCTACAAACGCGCCTAAACGCGCATTATGTCAACAAAAAAACAGCTATCATCGACACGGCCTTTAAGCAACTCAATCGCTACTTTCGACAAGAATTAACACAATTCGACTTACCCATTTTAATGGTAGGCACTGATTTCCAACAACGCGTATGGCGTAGCCTACAAACCATCCCATACGCTTCAACTACTTCTTACCAAACAATCGCTAGCACTATTCATAATAAAACGGCTGTTCGTGCTGTTGCTAATGCCATAGGCGCTAATGCTGTCAGTTTAATCATTCCTTGTCACCGAATCATTGGCAGCCATGGCAGCCTGACCGGTTATGCGGGAGGCTTAGCGGCCAAAAAACAGTTATTGGCCTTAGAACAAAGTCAATAA
- a CDS encoding YehS family protein: MTNNDILRRLRYTFDFNDAKMIDIFKQADHEVTREQISNWLKKDDDEAYVSCGDTSFSIFLNGLIIDRRGKQDRPTPEPDKKITNNIVLRKLKIAFDMKNEDVLALLSNNGVSISKHELSAFFRRTDHKHYRPCKDQVLRNFLQGLQNKYRPSSAKN; this comes from the coding sequence GTGACCAATAACGATATTTTACGCCGCCTTCGCTACACCTTCGATTTCAATGATGCAAAAATGATCGATATTTTTAAACAGGCAGATCACGAGGTGACACGCGAGCAAATAAGCAACTGGTTAAAAAAAGATGACGACGAAGCTTATGTAAGCTGTGGAGACACCTCATTTTCAATATTTTTAAATGGGTTGATTATCGACCGACGAGGAAAACAGGATAGGCCCACACCTGAGCCCGATAAAAAAATCACTAATAATATCGTGTTACGTAAACTTAAAATCGCCTTCGACATGAAAAATGAAGACGTTTTAGCGCTGTTATCAAACAATGGCGTTTCCATTAGTAAACATGAGCTAAGCGCATTTTTTCGTCGCACAGACCATAAACATTATCGTCCTTGTAAAGACCAAGTCCTACGAAATTTCTTGCAAGGCTTACAAAACAAGTACCGGCCCAGCTCAGCCAAAAACTAG
- a CDS encoding CoA pyrophosphatase produces the protein MKREQIIQCLEPASSLQGWSQQQRKDGLRNAAVLIPLVERDQWQVLLTKRTEHLNNHAGQVSFPGGRADSIDLSPLHTALRETEEEVGIQQDLIEVAGIIEPFLTVTNFKVVPIVGFVEPSFTLNIDEFEVADVFEVPLSILADQSCYEKKEVVWKGQNRMYWELMYDGFQIWGATAAMLYAFAGRLRVAKNT, from the coding sequence ATGAAACGAGAACAGATTATTCAATGCCTAGAGCCGGCAAGCAGCCTTCAAGGTTGGTCGCAGCAACAGCGTAAAGATGGTTTACGTAATGCAGCTGTTCTGATTCCTTTGGTTGAACGTGATCAATGGCAAGTTTTGCTAACTAAGCGTACCGAACATCTTAATAATCATGCTGGACAGGTTAGTTTTCCTGGAGGACGTGCTGACAGCATTGATCTTTCGCCACTACATACGGCGTTACGAGAAACCGAGGAAGAAGTGGGGATTCAACAGGACTTAATAGAAGTGGCCGGAATTATCGAGCCCTTTTTAACGGTAACTAATTTTAAAGTCGTTCCCATTGTGGGTTTTGTGGAACCTTCGTTTACTCTCAATATTGATGAGTTTGAAGTGGCTGATGTGTTTGAGGTGCCACTATCAATCTTGGCAGACCAGTCTTGTTATGAAAAAAAAGAAGTTGTCTGGAAGGGTCAAAATAGGATGTATTGGGAGTTGATGTACGACGGCTTTCAAATCTGGGGTGCAACAGCCGCTATGCTGTATGCATTTGCTGGCCGTTTAAGGGTGGCGAAAAACACCTAA
- a CDS encoding NUDIX hydrolase, translating into MPRPQIKYCPECGNKTESKTPEGDNQIRDVCDACDLVHYQNPRIIAGCIPVWEDKILLCKRAIDPRKGFWTLPAGFMELGETTEQAAVRETLEEAEAVVQTEELYAVFNLPHIDQVYVMYRSVLLKPEFSSGEESLEVRLFAEHEIPWDELAFETMRKSLEFYFQDRQSGCFKFRSADITRPLSR; encoded by the coding sequence TTGCCTAGACCACAGATAAAGTATTGCCCTGAATGTGGTAATAAGACGGAGTCAAAAACGCCCGAGGGGGATAACCAGATTCGGGATGTTTGTGACGCCTGCGACCTTGTGCATTATCAAAACCCACGAATTATTGCCGGCTGTATTCCTGTTTGGGAAGATAAAATTTTGTTATGTAAGCGCGCTATTGATCCTAGAAAAGGATTCTGGACATTGCCAGCAGGTTTTATGGAGCTGGGTGAAACGACCGAGCAGGCGGCTGTACGAGAAACTTTGGAAGAAGCCGAGGCGGTTGTCCAAACTGAAGAGCTATACGCGGTTTTTAACTTGCCACACATTGACCAAGTGTATGTGATGTATCGTTCAGTATTATTAAAGCCAGAGTTTTCAAGTGGTGAAGAAAGTTTAGAGGTGCGTTTATTTGCGGAGCATGAAATTCCTTGGGATGAGCTGGCTTTTGAAACCATGCGTAAATCGCTAGAGTTTTATTTTCAGGATAGACAGTCCGGTTGTTTTAAGTTTAGGTCTGCAGATATTACAAGGCCGTTATCTCGTTAA
- a CDS encoding sigma D regulator — protein MSNESMAQKKERTQTSGLIRELLEERKQVWSSYCAVSGIEEHKGQKPIEELLQDFCQLTVDYISLGHFGVYQRILAGNERRKSVLAAAERIYPSISKATETVLDFNDKYQTLTPAMILNELASDLSSVGENLANRIELEDQLIGEMLA, from the coding sequence ATGTCTAACGAAAGTATGGCTCAAAAGAAGGAACGAACCCAAACAAGTGGTTTGATCCGTGAGTTACTCGAAGAACGAAAACAAGTCTGGTCTTCTTACTGTGCAGTATCGGGCATTGAGGAACATAAAGGCCAAAAACCAATCGAGGAGCTGCTTCAAGATTTTTGTCAGTTGACGGTTGATTATATTTCATTAGGACATTTTGGCGTGTATCAACGCATTTTAGCGGGTAATGAAAGACGTAAGTCTGTACTGGCCGCCGCTGAGCGCATCTACCCAAGTATCTCTAAAGCTACTGAAACTGTTTTAGACTTTAATGACAAGTACCAGACGTTAACGCCAGCAATGATTTTAAATGAATTGGCTAGCGACTTATCCTCAGTCGGTGAAAATCTGGCAAACCGAATTGAGTTAGAAGATCAATTAATAGGCGAAATGCTTGCCTAG
- a CDS encoding GNAT family N-acetyltransferase: protein MNIKFLSSISKVSDTHWNSVFETDYPFIQHAFLSALEQSGCTQASTGWTPHHIIVTDRDDIIAAMPCYLKTHSYGEYVFDWAWANAYQQHQLHYYPKLLSAIPFTPSTGPRLAFHNRIQLTQEKQTIIKNIRQAALDSVSSVGLSSWHVLFPDTEMSSLLEDSEYKQRSGIQYHWFNHHYTSFDDFLQTFKSRKRKTLRKERLSITQQGIEMTVVDGRDISKQLMAEFYRFYHFTYLKRSGQQGYLNLEFFNLLLSTMAENLVMFCAHKDNRLIGAALCFKDHQTLYGRYWGCEQEYEFLHFEACYYQGIEYCINHKLMRFDPGAQGEHKISRGFKPVKTLSNHMILHAEFRQAIEQFIDDEKIQVNAQIDHLTSFLPFKSASL from the coding sequence ATGAATATTAAATTTCTCTCTAGCATATCTAAGGTATCAGACACACACTGGAACAGTGTATTTGAAACTGATTATCCGTTTATTCAACATGCTTTTTTATCTGCACTTGAACAAAGCGGCTGTACCCAAGCTTCTACCGGCTGGACCCCTCATCATATAATTGTCACCGATAGAGATGACATTATCGCTGCCATGCCTTGTTACCTTAAGACCCACTCGTACGGCGAATACGTTTTTGATTGGGCTTGGGCCAATGCCTATCAGCAACACCAATTACACTATTACCCTAAATTATTATCAGCCATCCCTTTCACACCATCCACAGGCCCTCGTTTAGCTTTTCACAACCGCATTCAACTGACACAAGAAAAACAGACCATCATTAAAAATATCCGACAGGCTGCTCTCGATTCAGTTTCTTCAGTGGGGTTATCGAGTTGGCATGTGCTTTTCCCTGACACCGAAATGTCTTCCTTACTGGAGGACTCCGAGTATAAACAACGCAGTGGTATTCAATACCATTGGTTCAACCATCACTACACGTCTTTCGACGATTTCCTACAAACATTCAAATCACGTAAACGCAAAACATTACGTAAAGAACGGCTGTCAATTACTCAACAAGGTATTGAAATGACGGTGGTCGATGGTCGTGATATTAGCAAACAATTAATGGCTGAATTTTATCGTTTTTATCATTTCACATACTTAAAGCGTAGCGGGCAACAAGGCTATTTAAATTTAGAATTTTTTAACTTATTACTGTCAACCATGGCTGAGAACTTGGTGATGTTTTGCGCCCATAAAGACAATAGGCTCATTGGTGCTGCACTGTGTTTTAAAGATCATCAAACACTGTATGGTCGCTATTGGGGCTGTGAGCAAGAATATGAGTTTTTACATTTCGAAGCTTGTTATTACCAAGGCATTGAATACTGTATTAATCATAAACTCATGCGCTTTGACCCGGGCGCTCAAGGCGAACATAAAATCTCGCGTGGTTTTAAGCCCGTCAAAACCTTGTCAAACCACATGATATTACATGCCGAATTTCGTCAAGCCATTGAACAGTTTATTGACGATGAAAAAATACAGGTTAACGCACAGATAGACCACCTCACTAGTTTCCTACCTTTTAAATCGGCGTCGTTATAA
- a CDS encoding efflux RND transporter periplasmic adaptor subunit: MSKKILLLAIIIIVIFGGLFGSKFLQINKAMSSRKAPPPPTVTTVEVIKEQWENTLSSVGTINPVRGIVLSNEIAGIISVLHVDSGATVKKGDLILELDTSTDRANLDGLVAAEKLATIKFKRQVTLLKNKATSLSSHDEARAELDIAKAAVISQQSIINKKKIRAPFSGEIGIRLVSLGQYLDKGAQIAQLVSLSPIIADFSFPERHFAQLKTGQLVKIKVQAYPDEVFTGNIQAINPSLHQETRSIGVRATIDNPDEKLRAGMFAEVTAITSKASPVLTLPETAVLFNTYGESVYVVKQQDGQHSVELRNIETGAHQEGRVEIVKGLQLNDIVVNEGHVKLRNGQVVTLSNNQQ; the protein is encoded by the coding sequence TTGAGTAAAAAAATACTTTTACTAGCCATTATTATTATCGTGATATTTGGTGGCTTATTCGGTTCGAAATTCCTTCAAATCAACAAAGCAATGTCATCCCGCAAAGCACCACCGCCGCCTACAGTAACAACGGTCGAGGTGATTAAAGAGCAGTGGGAAAACACCTTGTCATCAGTCGGCACCATTAACCCTGTACGAGGCATTGTTTTAAGCAATGAAATTGCAGGCATCATTTCCGTTCTGCACGTAGACTCAGGCGCCACTGTGAAAAAAGGCGATTTGATTCTCGAGCTTGATACCTCAACAGATAGAGCAAACCTTGATGGTTTAGTCGCAGCTGAAAAGCTTGCGACAATAAAATTTAAACGTCAGGTCACTTTGTTAAAAAACAAAGCAACCTCCCTATCTAGTCATGATGAGGCCCGTGCTGAATTAGACATCGCAAAAGCGGCCGTTATTTCGCAACAAAGCATTATTAACAAAAAGAAAATACGTGCTCCATTCTCTGGTGAAATAGGTATTCGACTTGTCAGCCTTGGACAATACTTAGACAAAGGCGCTCAAATTGCCCAACTCGTGTCCTTATCGCCCATCATCGCCGATTTTTCATTTCCTGAACGCCACTTTGCACAACTTAAAACAGGGCAATTGGTAAAGATTAAGGTTCAAGCCTACCCCGACGAAGTCTTTACAGGTAATATCCAAGCGATAAACCCAAGCCTACATCAAGAAACCCGTTCTATTGGCGTTAGAGCCACTATCGACAATCCTGATGAAAAGCTTAGAGCAGGAATGTTTGCTGAAGTAACCGCTATTACCTCAAAAGCCAGTCCCGTTTTAACATTGCCTGAAACCGCTGTTTTATTTAATACCTATGGTGAGAGCGTTTATGTCGTAAAACAACAGGACGGCCAACATAGTGTTGAGCTACGTAATATTGAAACCGGCGCCCATCAAGAAGGCCGCGTTGAAATAGTTAAAGGACTCCAACTAAACGATATAGTCGTTAATGAGGGTCACGTAAAACTCAGAAACGGTCAGGTAGTTACCCTTTCCAATAACCAACAATAG
- a CDS encoding efflux RND transporter permease subunit, whose protein sequence is MNFTSIFVKRPVLASVVSLIILVLGLRSIASLEIREYPETKDTVISITTSYPGASSELIKGFITTPLQQAIAQAEGIDYLFSSSTQGLSSIEAHMRLNYDANAAIAEIQAKVASQSSVLPQEALDPIITSKTGSTTSLIYIAFVSDTMKDIQIADYLLRVVQPRLQSIEGVGQASLLGNSTYAMRIWLKPKRMAALGVSAEDVSAALRRNNYLSSVGKTKGTLVSVEMGATTDVAKEEDFLTLVVGKQNDTLIRLSDIADVELGAEGYESENLYSGKPAVFMTVDQSPDANPLDVAKRVNLAMVDINNNLPEGLVSHMPYDASKFISDSINEVGRTLLEAISIVIVVIFLSLGTMRAAFIPAVTVPLSLIGATFIMLAFGFSLNLLTLLAMILAIGLVVDDAIVMVENIHRHIDMGKPRIQAAIDAAKELSLPIIAMTTTLIAVYFPIGFMGGLVGTLFTEFAFSLAAAVLISGIVALTLAPMLSARILKSSESAGRFEKYAEHFFEKLASGYKKTVSPLLSTPSIPVIFGLVVLLSLYPMYLLSKSELAPIEDRNLLIAMGTAPQTSTLDFLQQQGKKLSDIFEAMPEYDHSFILLGLGNDTTKLLGGLKMGHQSTRERTQMEIQPELQQKVASLTGVRTAVVQRPGLPGAGGGLPVQFVVISDADYSQISDVTGELIGKAMQSGNFIFLQKSIEFDRPKYNLMVDKDRAADLGISMEEIGRNLSVYFSEGYVNRFSMQERSYKVIPQVADISRSDIEKLDNIYLKTSSGKKVPISSIVTVSTQVEPAKRTQFQQLNSITIEGLLRPGVTMGDGLAYLEEEAQKSFPRGFKWDHTGSSRQYKQQGSALVLTFFMSLLIIYLVLAAQFESWRDPLIILVSVPLSLASAMAFIMLGVATMNIYTQVGLITLIGLVAKNGILIVEFANQLQITEKLSIRNAVEEAATVRLRPILMTTASMIVAMVPLLLASGPGAVSRFDIGLVIATGLGIGTIFTLYILPAFYLIFARDHSKGND, encoded by the coding sequence TTGAACTTTACCAGCATCTTCGTTAAGCGACCTGTATTAGCCAGCGTTGTTAGTTTAATTATTTTGGTGTTGGGCTTGCGCTCAATAGCTTCACTAGAAATACGTGAGTACCCAGAAACCAAAGATACCGTCATCTCTATTACTACGTCTTACCCTGGCGCTAGTAGTGAGCTTATAAAAGGTTTTATTACCACTCCCTTACAGCAGGCCATTGCCCAAGCTGAGGGAATAGACTACCTTTTTTCTTCCAGCACACAAGGTCTCTCATCCATTGAGGCTCATATGCGCCTCAATTATGACGCTAATGCCGCAATAGCAGAAATACAAGCCAAGGTGGCTAGTCAAAGTAGTGTATTACCTCAAGAAGCACTAGACCCTATCATCACCTCCAAAACAGGGTCTACCACTTCGCTGATTTATATCGCTTTTGTTAGTGACACCATGAAAGATATTCAAATCGCCGATTATCTATTGCGTGTCGTTCAACCACGATTACAATCCATTGAAGGTGTTGGCCAAGCAAGCCTCTTAGGCAATAGCACATACGCAATGCGTATTTGGCTAAAGCCAAAAAGGATGGCTGCTTTAGGTGTGAGCGCTGAAGATGTCTCTGCCGCCTTACGCAGAAACAACTACCTTTCCAGTGTTGGTAAAACAAAAGGCACACTGGTCAGTGTTGAGATGGGCGCTACAACCGATGTCGCTAAAGAAGAAGATTTCTTAACACTGGTCGTTGGCAAACAAAACGACACCCTAATTCGTTTATCTGATATAGCCGATGTTGAACTTGGCGCCGAAGGTTACGAAAGCGAAAACCTCTACAGTGGAAAGCCTGCTGTTTTTATGACGGTAGATCAATCGCCCGACGCAAACCCGCTTGATGTAGCTAAACGGGTTAACCTTGCCATGGTAGACATTAATAATAACTTGCCCGAGGGACTTGTGTCTCACATGCCCTATGATGCGAGTAAATTTATCAGCGACTCCATCAACGAGGTAGGAAGAACCTTACTTGAAGCCATCAGCATTGTTATTGTTGTTATTTTCCTATCGCTAGGCACCATGCGTGCTGCGTTTATACCGGCAGTCACCGTTCCTTTATCACTCATTGGTGCAACTTTCATTATGCTAGCGTTTGGTTTTTCATTAAACCTACTGACCTTGCTGGCGATGATCTTAGCAATTGGCTTAGTGGTGGATGATGCTATCGTCATGGTTGAAAATATTCACCGCCATATCGACATGGGAAAACCACGTATTCAAGCAGCCATAGATGCCGCAAAAGAACTCAGCTTGCCTATCATCGCAATGACAACTACCCTTATTGCCGTCTATTTCCCTATAGGCTTTATGGGTGGATTAGTTGGTACATTGTTTACTGAATTTGCTTTTTCTTTAGCTGCTGCTGTCCTTATTTCTGGCATTGTTGCGCTAACACTCGCTCCTATGCTGAGTGCTCGCATTCTAAAAAGCTCTGAAAGTGCCGGCCGATTTGAAAAGTACGCTGAACACTTTTTTGAAAAATTAGCCAGTGGCTACAAAAAAACTGTTTCGCCTTTATTATCAACCCCTTCTATTCCCGTTATATTTGGTTTGGTTGTGTTATTAAGCCTTTACCCGATGTACCTGTTATCAAAATCAGAATTAGCTCCCATTGAAGACAGGAATTTGCTTATCGCGATGGGTACGGCACCGCAGACATCTACTCTTGACTTTTTACAACAACAAGGCAAAAAGCTATCAGATATTTTTGAAGCCATGCCTGAGTATGATCATAGCTTCATCTTGCTGGGACTAGGGAATGATACGACTAAATTACTCGGCGGCCTAAAAATGGGCCATCAATCCACCCGCGAACGTACTCAGATGGAGATACAGCCCGAGCTCCAACAAAAAGTGGCCTCGCTTACAGGTGTGAGAACAGCTGTTGTACAGCGACCGGGGCTTCCAGGCGCAGGCGGTGGACTGCCTGTACAGTTTGTTGTTATTTCTGACGCTGATTATAGTCAAATTAGTGATGTAACAGGTGAGCTGATTGGTAAAGCTATGCAAAGCGGCAACTTTATTTTCTTACAAAAAAGCATAGAATTTGACAGACCTAAGTACAATTTGATGGTTGATAAAGACCGTGCAGCAGATTTAGGGATCAGCATGGAAGAAATAGGCCGTAACTTATCGGTTTATTTTAGTGAAGGTTATGTGAATCGCTTTAGCATGCAAGAGCGAAGCTATAAAGTGATTCCGCAAGTAGCCGATATTAGTCGCTCAGATATTGAAAAACTTGATAACATTTACCTAAAAACCTCATCAGGCAAGAAGGTTCCTATCAGTTCAATCGTCACCGTATCAACGCAAGTTGAACCGGCTAAACGCACACAGTTTCAACAACTTAACAGTATAACTATTGAGGGCTTATTACGCCCAGGTGTGACCATGGGAGATGGCTTAGCTTATCTTGAAGAAGAAGCTCAAAAATCTTTCCCTAGAGGCTTTAAGTGGGACCACACGGGTAGTTCACGACAATACAAACAGCAAGGTAGCGCGCTTGTTCTAACTTTCTTTATGTCATTGTTAATTATCTACTTAGTACTAGCCGCCCAATTTGAAAGTTGGCGTGACCCCCTTATCATTTTAGTGTCGGTGCCTTTATCGTTGGCCAGTGCAATGGCTTTTATTATGCTAGGGGTCGCAACGATGAATATCTATACTCAAGTTGGGCTTATTACCTTAATTGGGCTGGTCGCTAAAAATGGTATCTTAATTGTTGAGTTTGCCAATCAACTACAAATTACGGAAAAGCTTTCTATTCGAAATGCCGTTGAGGAGGCAGCTACTGTACGTTTAAGGCCGATCCTAATGACAACTGCATCGATGATTGTTGCGATGGTTCCGCTGCTACTTGCATCAGGCCCTGGTGCGGTTAGTCGGTTTGATATTGGGTTAGTTATTGCTACTGGCTTAGGTATAGGCACTATATTTACACTTTATATTCTGCCTGCTTTTTACTTGATTTTTGCTAGGGATCACTCAAAAGGCAATGATTAG
- a CDS encoding DUF3379 family protein, giving the protein MMKCDDFKFEYTVAANEVGAEAKEHLASCEQCQIFAAQENLFEQQLKEVVNQGVPSSLKHSIRDYVYKAPFWSATKMKPIAFAASLLLAVGLVTFIPTQNEESVLPIDQLVYEHFSHDGASSTQVAYPLNEQELIKLSKEFGIRLRLAKNISFAKKCPIGDSYGLHMVYQYHQQAITIIYMPDISLDKTVPFHYAGLHGWVKPLKNGSMAVLAGTATDIPDEEFASNAVEWL; this is encoded by the coding sequence ATGATGAAATGTGATGATTTTAAATTTGAATATACAGTCGCAGCAAATGAGGTTGGGGCAGAGGCCAAAGAGCACCTAGCATCCTGTGAGCAGTGTCAAATATTTGCAGCGCAAGAAAACTTGTTTGAGCAGCAATTAAAAGAGGTTGTTAACCAAGGTGTTCCAAGCAGTTTAAAGCATTCGATAAGAGACTATGTGTATAAGGCACCTTTTTGGAGTGCGACTAAAATGAAGCCTATTGCCTTTGCGGCATCGTTACTATTAGCGGTAGGCTTGGTAACGTTTATACCAACGCAAAACGAAGAGTCAGTGTTGCCAATAGATCAGTTAGTTTACGAACACTTTTCACACGATGGGGCATCTTCAACGCAAGTGGCTTACCCGCTTAATGAGCAAGAGCTCATAAAGTTGAGTAAAGAGTTTGGTATACGGCTGAGGTTAGCTAAAAATATTAGCTTTGCAAAAAAGTGCCCTATTGGAGATAGTTATGGCTTGCATATGGTGTATCAATACCATCAGCAAGCCATAACGATTATTTATATGCCAGACATCAGTCTAGATAAAACCGTACCTTTTCATTATGCCGGTTTACATGGCTGGGTTAAGCCATTGAAAAATGGCTCAATGGCCGTCTTGGCTGGTACAGCGACTGATATACCAGACGAGGAATTTGCCAGCAACGCAGTGGAATGGCTCTAA
- a CDS encoding sigma-70 family RNA polymerase sigma factor, translating to MQQKRKKLEYERLVLAYSDELFRYALWLCHDKNMAEDLLQETCMRAWKSLDKLRDSLSSKAWLMTILRNEHARQYARFRPEIVDFDIDMLSLRDIDNDTSPDAFALKQALNELANEYKEPLLLQVIVGLSCEEIASVCHISKSATMTRLFRAKQKLRSVLRPEAGRAGE from the coding sequence TTGCAACAAAAACGTAAAAAACTGGAATATGAGCGCTTAGTGTTGGCATATAGTGATGAACTTTTTCGTTACGCGCTTTGGCTATGTCACGATAAAAACATGGCTGAAGATTTGCTTCAAGAGACCTGTATGCGTGCTTGGAAGTCATTGGATAAATTACGTGATAGTTTATCCAGTAAGGCGTGGCTGATGACGATCTTGCGAAATGAACATGCCCGTCAATATGCACGCTTCCGGCCGGAAATAGTTGATTTCGATATAGATATGTTGAGTTTGAGGGATATAGACAATGATACGAGTCCTGACGCGTTTGCTCTTAAGCAGGCATTGAATGAGCTTGCGAATGAATATAAAGAGCCGCTGTTGTTGCAGGTAATTGTTGGATTAAGCTGTGAAGAAATCGCCTCGGTTTGTCATATTTCTAAAAGTGCGACCATGACCCGTTTGTTTAGGGCAAAACAGAAGTTAAGAAGTGTTTTAAGGCCCGAAGCGGGCCGGGCAGGTGAATGA